The following coding sequences lie in one Drosophila bipectinata strain 14024-0381.07 chromosome XR, DbipHiC1v2, whole genome shotgun sequence genomic window:
- the Tango2 gene encoding transport and Golgi organization protein 2 isoform X2 → MCVIFFCADSQPLAGGYKLILASNRDEFFARNTQTAAKWSNAEHVYGGIDLEPGREGGTWLAIGHSGGVFKVGALLNLTGEPKPRDAVGRGMIVADFVAQPDDQHSILNYNQSLLKDCTKYSAFNFVSIEIGASSLPARVKLLSNVPPTLEDFENGGCYGFGNSLPHTPFEKVRHGRDEFETIVQEHGTASVETLADHLLQLLKKKHKFWPDVELKRRAPNWGEGLSSLNVHIPEHGYGSRTHTVILVDGDNKMHFIEETMAGLDPEGEWQRTHIVKDFEKDM, encoded by the exons ATGTGCGTGATATTCTTCTGTGCCGATTCCCAGCCCCTGGCGGGCGGCTATAAGCTCATCCTAGCCTCCAATCGGGATGAGTTCTTTGCCAGGAACACCCAGACGGCAGCCAAGTGGAGCAATGCCGAGCATGTCTATGGTG GCATAGACTTGGAACCGGGCCGCGAGGGTGGCACCTGGCTGGCCATAGGTCACTCTGGAGGGGTCTTCAAGGTGGGGGCTCTTCTAAACCTAACCGGAGAACCCAAACCCCGCGATGCAGTTG GACGCGGCATGATTGTGGCCGATTTCGTGGCCCAGCCGGACGACCAGCACAGTATCCTCAACTACAATCAGAGTCTGCTCAAGGATTGCACCAAGTACAGTGCCTTTAACTTTGTCTCCATTGAGATTGG AGCCTCATCGCTGCCCGCCCGCGTCAAGCTGCTGAGCAACGTGCCCCCCACTCTGGAGGACTTCGAGAACGGCGGCTGCTACGGATTCGGCAACAGCCTGCCACATACGCCCTTCGAGAAGGTGCGCCACGGCCGGGACGAGTTCGAGACGATTGTCCAGGAGCACGGGACGGCCAGTGTGGAGACTCTCGCCGACCACCTGCTGCAGTTGCTCAAGAAGAAGCACAAATTCTGGCCGGACGTGGAGCTGAAGCGTCGTGCCCCCAACTGGGGCGAGGGACTGAGCTCCCTGAACGTGCACATACCGGAGCATGGCTATGGGAGTCGCACCCACACGGTGATCCTGGTGGATGGCGACAACAAGATGCACTTCATTGAGGAGACAATGGCGGGCCTGGACCCGGAGGGCGAGTGGCAAAGGACGCACATCGTCAAGGACTTTGAGAAGGACATGTGA
- the Tango2 gene encoding transport and Golgi organization protein 2 isoform X1 yields the protein MCVIFFCADSQPLAGGYKLILASNRDEFFARNTQTAAKWSNAEHVYGGIDLEPGREGGTWLAIGHSGGVFKVGALLNLTGEPKPRDAVAPKNILQPHNHNNSNCNAKNHHHSSTSVSDTTNTTIPSTTTKTQTHCPSSNDHFLLGRGMIVADFVAQPDDQHSILNYNQSLLKDCTKYSAFNFVSIEIGASSLPARVKLLSNVPPTLEDFENGGCYGFGNSLPHTPFEKVRHGRDEFETIVQEHGTASVETLADHLLQLLKKKHKFWPDVELKRRAPNWGEGLSSLNVHIPEHGYGSRTHTVILVDGDNKMHFIEETMAGLDPEGEWQRTHIVKDFEKDM from the exons ATGTGCGTGATATTCTTCTGTGCCGATTCCCAGCCCCTGGCGGGCGGCTATAAGCTCATCCTAGCCTCCAATCGGGATGAGTTCTTTGCCAGGAACACCCAGACGGCAGCCAAGTGGAGCAATGCCGAGCATGTCTATGGTG GCATAGACTTGGAACCGGGCCGCGAGGGTGGCACCTGGCTGGCCATAGGTCACTCTGGAGGGGTCTTCAAGGTGGGGGCTCTTCTAAACCTAACCGGAGAACCCAAACCCCGCGATGCAGTTG CGCCCAAGAACATTTTGCAACCGCATAATCACAACAACAGCAATTGCAATGCCAAGAACCACCACCACAGCTCCACCTCAGTCTCAGATACCACCAATACCACTATTCCTAGCACCACCACCAAGACTCAGACTCACTGCCCCTCGAGTAATGATCATTTCTTACTAGGACGCGGCATGATTGTGGCCGATTTCGTGGCCCAGCCGGACGACCAGCACAGTATCCTCAACTACAATCAGAGTCTGCTCAAGGATTGCACCAAGTACAGTGCCTTTAACTTTGTCTCCATTGAGATTGG AGCCTCATCGCTGCCCGCCCGCGTCAAGCTGCTGAGCAACGTGCCCCCCACTCTGGAGGACTTCGAGAACGGCGGCTGCTACGGATTCGGCAACAGCCTGCCACATACGCCCTTCGAGAAGGTGCGCCACGGCCGGGACGAGTTCGAGACGATTGTCCAGGAGCACGGGACGGCCAGTGTGGAGACTCTCGCCGACCACCTGCTGCAGTTGCTCAAGAAGAAGCACAAATTCTGGCCGGACGTGGAGCTGAAGCGTCGTGCCCCCAACTGGGGCGAGGGACTGAGCTCCCTGAACGTGCACATACCGGAGCATGGCTATGGGAGTCGCACCCACACGGTGATCCTGGTGGATGGCGACAACAAGATGCACTTCATTGAGGAGACAATGGCGGGCCTGGACCCGGAGGGCGAGTGGCAAAGGACGCACATCGTCAAGGACTTTGAGAAGGACATGTGA